The stretch of DNA AAAGGATCGTCGAGTCTTTTTGCTTTTTCCAAATATTTTTGAAAACTTTTTTGTTTTTTATGTAGCTGTAGAGACTCTTCCTCAGCTTTCGCATCTGCTTAATTATCCCGCAATTTTATGGGTTAGTGCGTTTTTGATTGTTATAAAGCTTTTTCAAGAATACCTAGTTCACATTGCTGGGTTTTCACTTCACCGTACTATTTTTGGAGTTCCGCTTCGGGATTAGGACTTTTCCTTCTTTTACTCTTATGTATCGAATTTTGTGTGGAGTTGATTTAAAGAGTAAGAGCGGTTTGCTTTAAAGAATAAAATATTCTGATTCTACTTGTTTGGTAGCAATTTGGATAAGCTTTGTTTTTCTAAGGAAAGCTAGTAATAACGAAGTCAGGATTGGTGAAAAAATTAGGGCAAAGCGGCTTAAGAAGTGGATAATCAAGAAAAGTAAAGCTGCAAGGAAAAAAACTATTTTTTGTTGGTGTTTTGCTAGCTCTGCCTCTATTTTTCTTTGGAGAGGTTCGGTAGCATCTGGGAGTGCTTTTGATAGGTCTAGGTTGCCCTCTTCAGTAATTTTTATTTCTTCCAGCTTTAGTTTTTCTGGGCTAAATCCCAGTTCCTGGCGGGTACTGCCTTCGCTAAGAGATTCCATGGATTCTTGCCTCAAAAACTCCAAAATCTCTTTTTGATCTTGAATTCCAAGCTGGGACTCAAAGCGCTCACCAAGCATTTTTTCTGGGACCTCAATGGTAGTAGCATTTTTTTGCAGGTTTAGAGTGTGGATGATTGCAAATGATAGAGAGATAATTAAAGCAATTAGAAGGTAGAACTGTCTTATTTGCGGTTGGAATCTGAACCCTTTCCTAATCTTAACTGTGTTTTCTATTTTTCCGTGAAGGTTATATTGCAGTAACAAGAGAGCACCAAGAAACAGTGAGCTTGATAAAGTAAGTAAGATTATTGATTGTGAGCTTAGGCTCAGTTGTGGTAATGCAAATCCAGTTACAATAATTCCCAAACTTAGGTAGAGATTATTTCGATTTTTATAGGAGATGCTGAGAGCAGGAATGCTGAAAGCACTGAGAAGTAGTAAGCAGAAGAACAGTTTAGCTATTTCTAGTGGGTTGGTTAGTAGTAAGAAAATGTATTGGGGTGTTGTTGAAAGTTTTACTGTTAAGGTACCTAAAAAGTACGCAAAGATTGCTATAGGTATGCTTAGTGTAATTATTTTAATTATATTTGCTTTTTCTTTTTCCATAAGATTAGAATATCAAATTCATAGAGGCTTAAATAGTGTTTCGCTACTCTTTACTATCTAGTTGTAAGGTTGCTTTGTTTTGGCTTTGGAAAAGGGGTAGAAATCTGGTGGGTGGTAGAGGATTCGAACCTCTGACCTTCTGCACGTCAAGCAGACGCTCTAGACCAGCTGAGCTAACCACCCCCGGTGGGTAAATCCTAAATTCCAAGCACCAAGTTCCAAACATTTGAAATTTGGATTTTGGAATTTGTAATTTCTTTAGTCTGCTAAAGTACTTTATCTATAATACCATAATCCTTAGCTTCTTTTGCTGTCATGTAGAAGTCACGATCGAAATCCTCGTTAATTTTATCTTCTGATTTTCCTGTGTGTTCTGCTATTTTTTTTGCGTAAAGCTCTTTTAGTCGCAGAATTTCTTTGGCATCAATTTGGATGTCGGTAGCCTGTCCCCTAGCTTCACCCAAGGGTTGGTGGATATGAATAATGGAGTGTGGAAGAGAGAACCTTTTTCCTTCTGTTCCTGCAGCGAGAAGCAAGGTTGCTGCTGATGCTGCTGTTCCTACTGCAATAGTCTGGACATCAGGTTTTAAAGTTCTCATGGTGTCGTAAATTGCCATTCCTGCATAGGCAGAGCCTCCCGGCGAATTAATATACATTTTTATATCCTTTTTTGGATCAACACTTTGAAGATATAAAAGCTGGGCAATAATTGTATTGGCATTGGCTGTATTTATAGGACCAGCTACAAATACGATCCGTTCTTTAAGAAGGCGCGAGTAGATGTCGTAGGCTCTTTCGCTTCCTCCTGATTTTTCAACAACCATTGGTAAATACATAAAGGGTTAAGTTGCAAATAACAAATTATAAATTTTAAACAACAAATTTTTATTATTGAAAGAAAAAGTTAGTTTTAGCTCTTGACCCTGGCAATTTCAAGGAGCTTTTCAATTGCCTTGTTCTTTTTTAGAACAGATTTGATATAAGCTCTGTTTGCAGGCGTATCCATTTCTCCTTTTGCCTTTTCATCTGGTATGGAGTCAATTGCTTCCTGAATTTCTTTTTCTTCTGCTTGAATACCAAGTTCTTTAATAATTTCATTTAGAATAAATTCGTTTTCTAAAGTCTTTGTTGCTAGTTTTTGGTATTCATCTTTAAGCTCTTCCTTTGTCTTTCCCCTGTTGTCAAGGTACTCTTCTGGTGAAAGACCAAGCGAATCTAGCTGGTCGTACAGCTGGCTTAGCATTCGGGTTACCTCGTTTTCAATTATCATGTTGGGGATCTTGATTTTTGTTTTCTTCCGGATTGCATTAAGGATATCTTGGGCAGATAATTCTTCTTTTTTACCAGTATCTTCTTGGTCTGCCTTAGACTCAGCTTCGGTTAAGGTTGCTGCAGTTTCAATCTTTGGTGCACTTGCTAGTTTTTTTACTACTTCTTTCCAATTTCCAAGATCTACTTTAGGCATTTCACAGATAAGTGCTTCAAAGACTAATTCGTTTCCTTCTGCAAACTTTTTTATTTCAATTTTAGGATTTGTTGCTGGTTTAAGTTCCTCTTGTTTAATAGCATTCATATATGCTTGGGGAACAAGCAGATTAATGACTTTTCCGTTTAGTTTTCCTTGGTCTACGTGCTGACGCACTTTTTTTAAAGGCGCCTTCCCCTTTCTAAATCCTTCAATTTCAAGATCTTTCCCCAGTTGTTTTAAAGCTGTTTGGAAAGCTTTTTTGACTTGTTCTGCTTCTACAGTAATAGTAAGTTTGACCTTACCATCTTCTAAATTTTCTTTTTCAATATTCATTTACAAGCCCAATTTTATCATCTTTTTTGATAGGTATCAATAATGCAGTCTAAAAAATTAAGAAATTGAGCAACTATTGCTACTTCTATCGGATATGATACTATTTGGATGAGTTTGGGGTTAAGTAAGGGGGGCAAGTGTGGACTAGCTAGCTAAGCTTTAGTGGTTATTCCTAACCACTGAGGCTTTATTTTTCCTTCTTTCTTTTTAATAGAATGTTTCGGAGGAGAAATCCTATTCCTGCTAACGCGGCTAGGGGTGCTCCAAATACTAGTAACCAGATGAAGGCAGATCCAACATTTTGCCAGAATGTTACAGTGCTTCTAAGTGCGTTTTTGGCAACTTGTATTGGTTTCCAAGCCTCTTCTACTATTGGTAGTTCAGATTCTTGGGTGGCAATGTGAACGGTAATAGTGGACATTTCAGCACTTTCTTCTAAATACTCCATTCGCCCTTTTATAGTTTCAATTTGCTGGCGGATTTGGGTTAGCTCTCTTTGTACTTCTAAGACATCGCTGACATCTCCTGATCTTCCCATTAACTCTAGTAATTGCTCTTCTGCTGCTTCTAAGTTGCGTAGACGGCTTTCTAAGTCTGTGTATTCTTCGGTAATATCCTCCCCTTGTATTTGTTCGCTGGTTACTTTTATAGCCAATTCTTTCAGTTCCCTAATAGACTCTTCAAAAACACTGCTGGGTACTTTTATTTTGATCATTCCCTTAAGGTGTTGCTCTTTTTCGTCTGTAAAGTAAGTTCGAGCTGAGAGCACAAAGCCGTCTTTTTCCTGGGTTAATTCCTTTACTTTTTCTACAGCTTCGGCTGTATCTTTCACTAAGAGAGAAAGGTCTCCAGTTTTAATTATTAGCCGGTCAGAAATGCTTCCGTTCTCGGATTTGTTGGGTGTTTCAGTTGATTGGTAGCTTTGTGAGCCAATAGCTTCTTCTGCTTGAGGTGTTGAAGCTGTTTCTAGACGTGAATCAAGCGTGCTCTCGGTAGTGGGTGGTTGGGCTGGGGACGTCTTCTCCTCGGTTTTTAAGCCTATCAATAAAACAATCAAAAATAAAACAACAAGAATTGCTAAAGCTACCAGGCTGTATTTAATGATTCTACTTTTCACTCTAAGTTGAGTTTGGCAAAATAATGGGCGGCTGTCAAGGTAAAGTAATATTTTCCTCTGCTTACATAAAAATTCCTGGAAGTTTAGTAGTGCAGTTTGGGCATTTATTGTCTTTGAGGTAGTTTTGTGCGCTGTAGCCACGCCGGGAGATTACAAGCTTCCCGCAATTGGGGCAATAGGTATTTTCCAAGTTGTGGTTAGGAATGTTGCCAAGATAAACAAAGTTAAGCCCCGCTTCCTTTCCAATTTCTGCAGCTCGTTCTAGCGTTTCAATTGGTGTAGGTTGTGAGTTACCCATTTTGGCTGCGGGATGGAATCTGGAGATATGCCAGGGGATGTTTTCGCCTATACTGGAAATGAACTCAGCAATTTCTGTTAATTCTTTTTCCGAATCGTTTTGTCCGGGGACAACTAGTGTTGTTAATTCAATCCAAATATCTTTTTTGTGCATGAGTTGGATAGAGTCTAGTACGGGTTGTAGCCGCGCACCGCAAACTTCTTGGTAGTAGCTGTCTCTAAATGATTTTAAGTCAATGTTAGCAGCATCAATTAGACCAGTCATTTTTTCAATTGTTTCTGGGCTTTGATAACCGTTAGTGACAAACACATTTTTAAGCCCTTCTTTTTGGGCAAGCTTAGCGGTGTCGTAAGCATATTCAAAAAAAATGGTTGGTTCTGTGTAGGTATAGGCAATAGAAACTGCGCCTGAGCCTTTAGCGTTCTCCACAATTAACTCTGGTGGCAAGTTCTTTCCTGGGAACTCCCCCTCCCAATGTTTTGAAAGCTGTGAAATGCGCCAATTTTGGCAAAACTTACAGCGAAAATTGCACCCGGCAGTGGCTATGGAGTAAGCTTGGGTACCGGGATAAAAGTGAAATAGAGGTTTCTTTTCGATGGGATCTGTGTTTGTAGCAATTACTTTGTTGTATGCTTTTGTGTATAACACACCCCCCTTGTTTTCTCTTACTGCACAAATACCCTTGTTTCCGGGTGAGATTAAGCACTGGTGTGCACACAGCTCACACTGTACTTTGTTGCCTTTTAATTTTTTATACAGCATTGCTTCTTTCATTTCCATAATTATTTTAATTTTAACACAAAGCAGTACAAACCAACCAAATGAGTATCCTAGAGTGAGACCAACATTAGCAAACTACAAGACTATATGCTCAACTCGTCTCCACCAACTTATAACATCTTGTAGTTGTAGTGTGGGGGACTTAAACTTGTTGTTAATGAGGTTGACACCACTTTCTTTCTTGTAAGAGTAATAGTGGTTTAACTTTGCTGGTGACTTTTTTGTTAAAATAAAGCAGTATGATTTTAGAGAAATTTACAACTGGAACTTTGTTAACAAATTGTTATTTGTTTGGTAATGTTAATTTCCATGAGTTGGTGGTAATTGATGCTGAGATAGGGCTTTGGGAAAAACTAGGGTCATTTCTGGATAAGGAAAATCTGCCAAAGCAGGCAGTAAAGGCGGTTGTTGCAACTCATGCTCATTTTGATCATGTTCGCGGAGTGGAAAAAATTAGAAAAGAGACAGGTGCGCGGTTTGTAGTGTATAAAAGTGCAAAGCATAAGCTAGAAGAGAAATTTGATTTGAGGGCAAACCGCATTGTAGCTGATGGAGATAGGATTCATATTGGTGATTATATTTTAAAAGTGATCTATACTCCTGGTCATTCTCCGGAAAGCATTTGTTTATATGAACAAGATCAAGGGTTGCTTTTTTCCGGCGATTTGCTTTTTAGAAATGGAGTTGGTAGGACAGACCTTCCGGGGGGCGATGCAAGTAAACTTAAAGATTCTCTGGAAAAGATAAGCACGCTCCCCTACTCTACTCGTGTTTTTCCTGGGCACAGCAGCGATTTTGTGCTTGGTGATTTTCCCTTTGATTTCCACATCTAGGCTGTTTTTATAGCGTTTTCCAAATTATGCTAAGCTTGTTATAAATATGTCAGTTGTCTATTGGTGCAAAACTACTTACTATAAAAATTTTGTTAGAAAAGTTGTTGATATATTTGCTGATGACTTGTTAACTGCAGGAAGAATTTTGTTGAAACCCAACTTAGTTTCCGCTGAGGCTTATCCCACTACAACACATCCGCGCCTTTTAGAAATAGTTCTAGAAGAATTAAAAAATTTAAAAATTTCAGAAGTAGTGGTTGCAGACGGACCTGCATTCAATGCTCCGGAAATTGAAACAATTTTTAGTAGTTCAGCAATTAGAGATGTTTGTGTTAGGTTTGGTGTTCCTTTGGTAAATCTTTATGAAACCAAAAGCGAATCGGTAACCTCTCCGCGGGATTTTACATTTTCTCTTTTTGAATATCCCTTGCAGTTTGATTATGTAATCTCGCTTCCTGTTTTGAAAGAGCATACACATACCAAATTAACCGGTGCTCTTAAAAATCAGTTTGGTTATCTTGCCCGTTTTGAACGGCTTAAAGTTCATTCTCCATTAAAATCTTTGCCTAAGGTTATTGCTGAGGTAAATGCTTACGCCAAGACAGATTTGTTTGTTGTAGATGCGATGGAAACTCTTGTGGATGCTCAGGAGATTCGCCACGGTGGAATTAAGCGCAATTTAGGATACATGTTAGCAGGTAAAGATCCTGTTGCGCTGGACTCTTTTGGACTGAATTTGTTGAAAAGAGTTGATGCAAAATTGGAAAATTTAGGGCCAGCTAATATTGAACATATAAAATTGGCAGAGAAATATGGTGTGGGTAATCTAGAATATGAAAGTGAAGAGCTTTGTAGTTAGAAGTTTTGAATTTGAAATATTATTTGTGCCGTAACGCTTCCATAGGGTCAAGGTTGGTAGCTTTAATGCCTGACCTCTTTTGTACCTAATGCGTAATGGTAAAATATAAATGTCTCACAACGAAGCTGGGGTATAGATTAGTAAGGGAGAGAGCACGGTGTATAGATCTTCAGTGACATTGCACTTTGTGAGTTACTCAGATTTTTGTGAATTGGTGGGATTCCCCCATACTTTGGTGTTGAAATGTTCGGAACTTTCTCCTAGATATAGCCTTAAGGGAGCGAGAACTTTTGGAAATATTAACTCTTTTACATTTCCAAAGCCGCTTTCCTCAACAGAGCTTTTGTTTTGGTACAGCGACTTAGATACTTGGAAAAGGACATTGGCACCCACTTTTAAAGAAGTAAGAGAAGCCTTGCTGACGTGGTTAGAGCGTTGGTTCGTGCGCCCTCTACATAGTGAGTGTGATAATTTTTGGGGAGTATGGTTAGAGGAAGTTTACGGTGTTACTAGGTGGACATTCCATGATGTAGCTGTTCGCTTGTTGGATATGGATGAAATAGATTATGAGGGATATGTGTATGCCTATTTGAACTGCCCTTTTTGTACACTTACTTGGAAACACATTCGTGACTCTTATCCAGAGGATGCTGTTTCTGCTTTGGAAAAATTTTTTCCAAATGGGTGGGTGGAGAATATCCAGTATCTAAGTGCGGCGATAACTAGCAAGTTAGGGAGGAAAGAAAAAGTGTTTCTTGATGGTGAGATTTCGGTTCCTATAAGTAGGAATTGATAAAGTTCCCAGCCCTGGGCCAATGTGTTTAGTTGTGCCTTGTCCAGGGCTGGGATGTTTCGAAATCTATTCTAGGTTAGTGTACGGAACACTTTTACTCAAGTGCTAATAATCACTTATTCAGTAATTATTTTGTCTCTTTGATAAAATTGTTGTGTAGTGAAGAAAATATAGTTTAACTAACTATGATTCCTATCCGGGACAACAACCCTTCAGCAACAACTCCTTATATTACGCGTGCGCTAATAGTAGTAAATGTGTTGGTTTTTATTTATACTTTGCTACTTCCCTACTCTGAGCTGCAAGCGCTTTTTAGTTTGTATGCGCTTATACCTTCCAGGATTTCTGCGGGAGAGAACTTGTATTCTGTATTTACTGCTATGTTTTTGCATGCTGGAGTAGGACATGTTTTTGGCAATATGCTTTTTCTTTGGATTTTTGGTAATAATGTTGAGGATACTTTGGGGCATTTTAAGTTTTTGCTATTTTACTTTGTTTGTGGATTACTGGGTTTTCTTCTTCAATACTTTATAGATCCGTATACTTCTATTCCTATGTTGGGCGCATCGGGGGCAATTGCCGGCGTTCTCGGTTCTTATTTGGTCCTGTATCCTTACGCTCGAATTGAGATTCTTATTCCTTTTTATTTTACTTTCAGTCGTGGTACAGTTCCTGCCCGTTTTATGTTGGTGTATTGGATACTTTTTCAATTTTTACACGGTTTGGGTAGTTTGGGTGTGTCCGGAGGCGGTGTAGCCTATTTTGCACATATTGGTGGGTTTGCTACTGGTTGGGCACTTACTAAGATTTTTGGATGGGAGCCGAAGAATAAGCATTGGGGGTGGTAATTTATGTGCAGGTGAGTAATTCCTCTCGCCTGTCGCTTGTTCGCCATCTCAATTAAGCATGGTGCACAGTATACAGTATACAGTATATAGTATGTAGTATACAGTATATAGTATACAGTGCACTGTATATTGTATGCGATATACAATCATTATATACAGTCATTGGCTGTTGGCTGTTGACTTGCTACGACAAGACTGCCTGCCGGCAAGGCAGAGCTCCGAGCAATATTTTTTCTAACCTCACTTTGTTCCGTCCTGTCGGGACCGAAGCTCGTTAAGAGCAAAGGGTGGTGCCGAGGGCGGGAGTCGAACCCGCATGGACTTGCGTCCACAGGATCCTAAGTCCTGCGCGTCTGCCAGTTCCGCCACCTCGGCTTAATGTTAAAGTGTTAAGTTTTTTTGCAATGTACTGCTTTTTTTTTTTTTTGTAATTTGCGATTTTGAATTTGGTGTTTACCTGCTTGCAGGGATTATTATACCAAACTTGCATAAGATTTGCGTTTAATTTAGGATGTTTTTATGAAGGTTTCTATTTTTTGTGGCGGTGCGGGTAAGAGATTTTGGCCGCTTTCTCGCCGTAAAAGTCCCAAGCAGCTGCAACAGATTTTTGATGGCAAATCTACTTTGCAATTTGCCTACCAACGTATTCAACCTTTTGTTCAGCCTGAAGATATTCTCATTTCTACCTCCTTTTCTTTTTTCGACGAAATTAAAGATCAGCTCTCGGATTTACCGGAGGAAAATCTAATTGGTGAACCTGCTTTCCGTGATTTGGGTCCGGCGGTGGCTCTTAATGCTGCTATTATTTCACAGAGTGCTGGGGAAGATGAGCCTTTTGCAATTGTTTGGAGTGACCATATTGTTGAGAAAAAAGAGCTTTTTCGGGAAATGTTAAAAAGGGTAGAAAAGGAATTACGGAAAAAGAGTGTAGAGATTGTTTTTTTTTTGGTTGTGTTCCTCGGTTTGCAAATGAGAATTTGGGTTGGATGACTCTTGATGGGTCAATTGCCGACGAGGGGGTGACAGTTTCTGGGTTGAAGGGGTTTAAGTACAGACCACCCGCGGACCAAGCGCAGGAATTTTTTGAAAGCGGTAGGCACGCCTGGAATTTGGGGTATTTTGTTTCTACCCCTCGGTTTATTTTGGGTGAGTTTAAAAAACACACACCGGGAATTTATGAGAAGGTTAAGAAGATAACAAGAAAGTGGGGACAGGATGAGTATAGGGATACGTTGGAAGAAATTTACCCCACCATGGAAAAAATAAGTTTTGATAATGCTGTTTTGGAAAATTTGGATTTTGGTAAGACGCAGGCTTTAGTAGCGGATCTTGGTTGGTCAGATATTGGCACACTCTATGCGTATAAGGAACACTATGCAGGTACAGAGAAGAATTTTCTAAAGGGCGATGTAATTGATAAAGGCTCCAAGGATATTTTGGTTTGTAACGCAACAAAAGATCAATTTATAGCTACTGCTGGTTTGGAAGGTGTGGTTGTGGTGGCAACTGACGACGCAATTATGGTTTGCGGGCGGGACGAAGTGCGTAGGATTAAAGAGATTGTTAATGATTTGGAGGAGCAGGGACGGGAAAAGCTTATTTAGGCTTGCTGCAATAAGATTCCCGCCAATTCCTCAACCTCTCCCGACCAGTCGGAAGAGGTTTTCCCTTGGCGGGTTCTTTTGTAGAGGATTATTAGCGAGCGGCGGCAATAGTACCTCCAGCTTCGGCGAGGTTAGCAAAATATTCTTTTTCAATTTCGCCCATAAAATAGCGAACACCAGTTGTCCAATTGTGGGCGTTAGGCGGACAGTAAATTGGTGCCCAAGCTTCTGGACCATAACGATTATTTTCTGCACTTCGCTCTCCTAAGCTTTTACCAACTGTATTAATAGCTTGTTCCCAAGAGTTAAATTTAATATAACCACCACCCCAACCAAAAGGGTTATAGCTATTGCTGGCAACGCGTTTACCAAATATAGATTCCATACCAGTAATAGCAGGCAAGAATCGCCAGTCAAGGTTATATTTGTCAGCAACTTCGACAAAAGTCTCAGCTTCGCTTGCCATAGGAGAATTGTAGGAGTCAAGAAACTCCTCTAAGGTTTCAATTCGGATATCCTCCTTCTGCTTAGCCTTAACTACTCCTACATCCTTAGCTGTTTCTGTTTCTTGAAGCTGAACCTTTTTTTGGTTTTGCCCCAATGTAGCTTGGGGAGCTGTTGTTAGGGTAATTAGCGTACCATAAGCAACAGCCTTGAGAATAAGTTCCATCATTGTTATCTCGGTTTCCCCTTTGAGCTGTTATGTAGCGTAAGATGCTATAGACAGCCAGAATTAGATAAAAAGCAGTGAAAATTGGGGGAATTTGCTGTAATAAAGGCGATAAGTATTAAAAAATATCCCTCTTTCCAGCTACCGAGGGAGTCTAACACACTATAAGGTCTCTGTCAAACTAAAAATCGGCTTTTTTGGACCATGGTTTGGGTTGAAATTGGAGAATTAGAGAGATGTAGGAGGGTAGTTTGGGTTGGTTAAAAATTTTCTAGTTCCCAGATAAAGTATTTTACACCTGTTGCCCAACTTCCGTTTGCTTCAGTTACTGATCGGGGGCAGTATATTTCCATTATTTTTTCTGGTGTTTGATAGCCTTGATCAAGGTAATTTTCTCGGAGACCTTTGGCGACTGTTTCGATAGCTTCTTTCCAGGTGTTGAACTTTAGGGTTCCTCTGCTGTGGACCCCCCACCCCCAACAATTGTAGGAGTCTTCGGGGATTGTTCGGCAAAAGGTGGATTCTTGTCCTGCAATGGCTGGAAGAAGTCTCCAATCAAGGTCGTATTTGTTGGCAGCTTCTATTAGATAATCTGCGTGATCGGCAAGGGGCGAATGGTGGGCTTCTAAATACTTTTTTAAAATAAGCGGTCGGGATTCTTTTCGAACAATACTTTTTCCTAGTACAACTTTTCCCGGTGGTTCTGAAGTAAACGCTATTTTCCGGTAAGGTGCAAATTTGGAGAGAGGAATGGGTATTGGTTTATTTAAGGCCACAGTAGCAAAAACAATAATGCACAAACTCCCTCCCAGTAGGAAGATTAGGGGTAGGATAAAGACGTAAGCAATTTTTTTAATGTAAAATTGTGGAGTTGCAGATTTGGAGGTTCTTTTTTCTGGAATTTTTGCTAAAACCAAGTCGACAAGTCTTTCTCCTAAGTTTGTTACGGCAGGTATTTTCATGGCAAGTTCAACTTAGCATAAAGAAAGTTGAGGGTCAAATCGAACTCGCCTGCCGGTAGGCAGGCTTGGCGAAGGAAGATGGAGGCGCGGGAGGGAAGCGCCCCGTACCAGGTGGAGTACAGGATAAAACCCCTCTTTTTTGCATTGGAGGCCCGAGTCGGATTCGAACCGACGCATAGGAGTTTTGCAGACTCCCGCCTTACCACTTGGCTATCGGGCCAAAAAGCGGCGTGACTTTATCCCGACCTGTCGGGAACTTCGCCACCGCGCCTTGATAAAAGCTTTGGAACATGACTTTTGCTTGAAACTTGGCCACCGAGACGTTTCTTCTAATTGGAACGTAGGTGGAACTTGGTGACCAGCCCGTAGCAACATAACTAGCACGCTTTTAGCCACTCCTAGTTTATCAAATAAAGCAAGTAAATTCCACCTTGGGTAGTGGAATGCGTTTTGTGTCCTGAAGCAATTTAGCTAAGAATATTTTTTAGAAATTTGCGTAGAGGTTGGGACAACTCTTCCCGTTCTAGAGCATAGAGGATTGTGGTTTTTAAGTAACGTAATGGATCTCCGGTTGTTAACCACTGTCCATCCAGATTTGCAATTTTGACCCTTTCTGTTTTTGCTAGGTCCGCAATTGCATCTGCAAGCCAAAGCTCGCCTCCCTTCCCAGTTCCTTTGGGGTTTAAGTAATTGAAAATGTTGTAGTTGAATATGAATCTGCCGTATTGGGCGAGAGTTGAGGGCGCATTTTCCGGAGAGGGTTTTTCTATAATACTCTCTATCTCATTTTCCGATCCTTCTTTTAATTTTACAATGCCGTATCGATTAGTTTCTTTCCTTGGAATTTCCTGAACTGCTAAGAAATTGGATTGAGGATCTTTTTCCCACATTTTAATTAGCTGGGCGCAGGCGGAGACTTTTGAGAGAACTAGATCGTCGCCGAACATAAAAATAAAGGATTCGTCATCGTCAATTAAATGTTTAGCAGCAAGAAGCGGGCTAGCATTACCATAAGGGAGATTATCTTTTTGGCGAACATAAACATAATTAGCCATCATTGGGATTTTCTTGACTTCTTTTAGGTATTTTTCTTTACCAGCTGCTTCCAGTACTCGTTTTAGTTCTGTATTGGAATCGAAATGGTCTTCGAGGGCAGAGTGTCCAAGCCGGGTTACAATAATAATATTTTCAATACCAGCCTCGACGGCATCTTCAACCAAGTATTGAATAATTGGTTTATCTACAATAGGGAGCATCTCTTTGGGTTGATTCTTGGTTGCGGGAAGAAAACGAGTACCATATCCAGCAGCAGCAATAACAGCTTTGTTTATGCGGGAAGTGTCTTTAGCCATAAAAAAGAGGTCACCTGTTGTCTAATTGTTGGCAGTGCTATTACTTTGAATACTACTAACAACCGCCGCTTGCAGCACTAGTGTCACTAAGAGTTTCGGAGCATGCTTCTGGGGGATTGTTAAATGCGCTGCAAATAGCATTTTTGTATCCTTCTGCGCTGCGGTTGCCTTGGTAAGTAACACCGTTAATTATTAGTGTGGGCGATCCTTGAACACCCAGATCGTCTGTAAGTTGTTGCTCTGCTTCTGCGTAGGAAAGGTAATTTTGGTTGAAACAGGCCTCGACTGAGGATACATTTACTCCAGTCTCTTGAGCAGCATCTTGCCAGCAAGTTTCGATATCATCTACAGTGCACATTTGATTTGCATTGTCTACGAAGTCCCAATACATATCTTTTTGGTTTTCAAAAACACAGAGCTCCCGTAAATTTTGGTTAGCTTCTTCGACCCCGTGCATTGAGCAGTACTTGCTCTCCTCGTCGATACAATATTCGGGACCGCCTCTTTGGTAGTTATCATAGAAAATATAGTGAGGCTCAACTGTAACACTGTTTCCTAGGAGATCTACTACAGGTTTCATTATATTTTCAGCTTGATTGCCGTATGGGCAGTAGGACATTGTGAACAGCTGAACTTCGGGAGTTTCACTTTTGGGAATTTCTTGGGTAACTTCTTCTGTTTCTTGTTGGTTTTCTTCAGTTTCCACTTGATTCATATCTAATGCAGTTGGGAAAAATATGGAGAAATCCTTTTTCATGTAAGATGTA from Patescibacteria group bacterium encodes:
- a CDS encoding MBL fold metallo-hydrolase → MILEKFTTGTLLTNCYLFGNVNFHELVVIDAEIGLWEKLGSFLDKENLPKQAVKAVVATHAHFDHVRGVEKIRKETGARFVVYKSAKHKLEEKFDLRANRIVADGDRIHIGDYILKVIYTPGHSPESICLYEQDQGLLFSGDLLFRNGVGRTDLPGGDASKLKDSLEKISTLPYSTRVFPGHSSDFVLGDFPFDFHI
- a CDS encoding DUF362 domain-containing protein, translated to MSVVYWCKTTYYKNFVRKVVDIFADDLLTAGRILLKPNLVSAEAYPTTTHPRLLEIVLEELKNLKISEVVVADGPAFNAPEIETIFSSSAIRDVCVRFGVPLVNLYETKSESVTSPRDFTFSLFEYPLQFDYVISLPVLKEHTHTKLTGALKNQFGYLARFERLKVHSPLKSLPKVIAEVNAYAKTDLFVVDAMETLVDAQEIRHGGIKRNLGYMLAGKDPVALDSFGLNLLKRVDAKLENLGPANIEHIKLAEKYGVGNLEYESEELCS
- the amrS gene encoding AmmeMemoRadiSam system radical SAM enzyme, which codes for MEMKEAMLYKKLKGNKVQCELCAHQCLISPGNKGICAVRENKGGVLYTKAYNKVIATNTDPIEKKPLFHFYPGTQAYSIATAGCNFRCKFCQNWRISQLSKHWEGEFPGKNLPPELIVENAKGSGAVSIAYTYTEPTIFFEYAYDTAKLAQKEGLKNVFVTNGYQSPETIEKMTGLIDAANIDLKSFRDSYYQEVCGARLQPVLDSIQLMHKKDIWIELTTLVVPGQNDSEKELTEIAEFISSIGENIPWHISRFHPAAKMGNSQPTPIETLERAAEIGKEAGLNFVYLGNIPNHNLENTYCPNCGKLVISRRGYSAQNYLKDNKCPNCTTKLPGIFM
- a CDS encoding DUF4349 domain-containing protein; the protein is MKSRIIKYSLVALAILVVLFLIVLLIGLKTEEKTSPAQPPTTESTLDSRLETASTPQAEEAIGSQSYQSTETPNKSENGSISDRLIIKTGDLSLLVKDTAEAVEKVKELTQEKDGFVLSARTYFTDEKEQHLKGMIKIKVPSSVFEESIRELKELAIKVTSEQIQGEDITEEYTDLESRLRNLEAAEEQLLELMGRSGDVSDVLEVQRELTQIRQQIETIKGRMEYLEESAEMSTITVHIATQESELPIVEEAWKPIQVAKNALRSTVTFWQNVGSAFIWLLVFGAPLAALAGIGFLLRNILLKRKKEK
- a CDS encoding ATP-dependent Clp protease proteolytic subunit; the protein is MYLPMVVEKSGGSERAYDIYSRLLKERIVFVAGPINTANANTIIAQLLYLQSVDPKKDIKMYINSPGGSAYAGMAIYDTMRTLKPDVQTIAVGTAASAATLLLAAGTEGKRFSLPHSIIHIHQPLGEARGQATDIQIDAKEILRLKELYAKKIAEHTGKSEDKINEDFDRDFYMTAKEAKDYGIIDKVL
- a CDS encoding rhomboid family intramembrane serine protease translates to MIPIRDNNPSATTPYITRALIVVNVLVFIYTLLLPYSELQALFSLYALIPSRISAGENLYSVFTAMFLHAGVGHVFGNMLFLWIFGNNVEDTLGHFKFLLFYFVCGLLGFLLQYFIDPYTSIPMLGASGAIAGVLGSYLVLYPYARIEILIPFYFTFSRGTVPARFMLVYWILFQFLHGLGSLGVSGGGVAYFAHIGGFATGWALTKIFGWEPKNKHWGW
- a CDS encoding trigger factor, which codes for MNIEKENLEDGKVKLTITVEAEQVKKAFQTALKQLGKDLEIEGFRKGKAPLKKVRQHVDQGKLNGKVINLLVPQAYMNAIKQEELKPATNPKIEIKKFAEGNELVFEALICEMPKVDLGNWKEVVKKLASAPKIETAATLTEAESKADQEDTGKKEELSAQDILNAIRKKTKIKIPNMIIENEVTRMLSQLYDQLDSLGLSPEEYLDNRGKTKEELKDEYQKLATKTLENEFILNEIIKELGIQAEEKEIQEAIDSIPDEKAKGEMDTPANRAYIKSVLKKNKAIEKLLEIARVKS